The Rana temporaria chromosome 4, aRanTem1.1, whole genome shotgun sequence genome contains a region encoding:
- the LOC120936675 gene encoding cysteinyl leukotriene receptor 2-like, with protein sequence MDIDDGNQSNTNHPCPPEDDFKHPVYISIYIIVFLVGLLFNGAAVYVFYTIRKKKGTSTICLLNLAIADLIFLIFLPLKIIYYLKGAVWIFGDFLCRVVSFSFYFSMYSSIFFLACLSVFRYISVAYPGTVTKKKITITCACVWVFTCASTSPFLLLGTVHRDGLTRCFEPALVQAWKRIMYMNYYALIVGFILPLLIIVISNVLLIRHIKSLPMEKRSIRKQVTRIILVLLVCCVCFLPYHIQRTVHLHYLVHHSDECSLHKVLQTTVVASLCLAVLNTCLDPLLYVFIGHGYKSWLLRLCKRKNPQNVKQLSTDSSGFSQEDAGEVQMNEYLQVSKSETN encoded by the coding sequence ATGGACATCGATGATGGCAACCAGAGCAATACCAATCATCCTTGCCCTCCTGAAGATGATTTCAAGCACCCGGTGTACATCTCCATTTATATCATAGTTTTTCTTGTTGGACTTCTGTTTAACGGAGCAGCTGTATATGTCTTTTACACGATCAGAAAAAAGAAAGGCACCTCTACTATCTGTTTACTAAATCTCGCCATAGCTGACTTAATATTCCTAATCTTCCTGCCTCTTAAAATAATCTACTATCTGAAGGGGGCAGTCTGGATATTTGGGGACTTCCTCTGCCGGGTTGTATCATTCTCCTTCTATTTCAGCATGTACTCCAGCATCTTCTTCTTGGCCTGCCTGAGTGTGTTTCGGTACATCTCAGTAGCATATCCTGGAACAGTTACTAAGAAAAAAATAACCATCACCTGTGCTTGCGTATGGGTTTTTACCTGTGCtagcacttctcccttcctgctttTAGGTACTGTTCACCGTGACGGATTAACAAGGTGCTTTGAGCCTGCTCTAGTACAGGCATGGAAAAGAATAATGTACATGAACTATTATGCTCTAATTGTTGGATTTATTCTTCCTTTGCTGATAATTGTAATTAGTAATGTGTTACTGATCAGACACATCAAGTCTTTGCCTATGGAGAAAAGAAGTATCAGAAAACAGGTCACTAGGATTATCTTAGTTCTGCTTGTTTGCTGTGTCTGTTTTCTCCCATACCACATCCAGAGAACTGTCCATCTCCATTATTTAGTCCACCACTCAGATGAATGCAGCTTACACAAGGTCCTCCAAACGACTGTTGTGGCATCGTTATGTTTAGCCGTACTGAACACCTGCCTGGATCCTCTGTTGTATGTGTTTATAGGACATGGTTACAAATCATGGCTACTTAGGCTTTGCAAGCGAAAAAATCCTCAGAATGTAAAACAACTCTCAACAGATTCTAGTGGTTTTAGTCAAGAAGATGCAGGCGAAGTTCAAATGAATGAATATTTGCAAGTTTCCAAAAGTGAAACCAACTAA